DNA from Asterias amurensis chromosome 7, ASM3211899v1:
TCTGTAGAGGGCGCTAATCTAACTTACATACCGTGTCTAAAAATATACCACCTTTCGTCATGCACGTGTTACCCTAAGAAAACCCAGTCCTGTACCTTAATTCCTAACATTTCTGTGGAGTTCATAAAAATCCAAAGTGGAGTGTGGAAtataaaaatgttgttgttgttctgacAGGGTGGCCTCAAAGATTCTAAATAAGGTGTCGTGGAACAAAGTCCGTACGTGCCTTACCGAGTCACAAAGTTGTTGGGGGAAGTCGGTGTTTTTCCCGGACCACTTTGTCCAATCAGTCAGCTATACATTACCACTAAACCCACTCCAAACTGGTGCTAATGCGTTTATTGTGTGTAccatcaaaaaaagaaaaacggcTCCACTGATACTTAAAATGcgacaaatcaacaacaacaaggtGTACACATAATAGGAATCCAAACGTGCATGCAAGGAAGGGGATTAAAATGATGTTTTGTAAAGAGCACGCTTACTGCCCCCACCGGGACAGTGTCGGGTTGGCCCACGTGATGTTGACTGAGACTCAACTAACGGACTCACTACTACCGTTATGGAATGCTTGATATTACACAATGACTGTGCACTCATctgtttttcccccaaaatttaCAGTTAAGTGATTATTGTGTTgtcttttgtgtttgttttgttctggAGTGAAAAGGGAATTTTGGTTGAGAAGTCGATAATCGTCGATTGTGAATTGTCTCTgaaaaacaatatatattacCTAAATGAGgtttttgcggtaacaccatgtgaatacctctttttgagtagtgttggttctgaaaagaaccagtggtgaACGACACGTCCCGACTCAGaacttatatttaaaaaataaatgtatacacataatatgaaatattaaataatatcTAAACGTTAGTTTACTATAGTCACATGTATTATGATTTGGTCGGCGTACAATGGCTCAAAAAGAAAAGTACTTCTCCTTTGTAAGCTGTTTTTATTTCTCcgattgttttcttttcttattcaTCTCTTGCCACGCGTCCCCCTGTGTTTAAACTCGTCACGCTgtttatacaacaaaaattggGTACAACTGTCGTGCGAGGAAAAGGTGAAGGGTGGTGGAACAAAACTTGGATAAATACGCCATCGTCCCAAACTACCATTCAAGGGTCaaggtatttttgttttctttaagtcAACAATGTTATCTCAACCACCGCTTCGAAACCGCACTGCTGACGCCAAAGACCGTTACCTGGCTATCGTTAAAATCTTATAGTGCCCACATCGCAGACAAACGTTTTCCGCACGTGTGGCTCCATTGTCATTGTTTATGCAAGGTCAGTGTGGTGGAGCCTTTTCATTGGCCCGTTGTAATTCACCTACACGCGACACTTTGGTGATTAGCCAATAGGGTGGCGTTGTTTGCCAGGTCACTGCTTACCTGTGAGCCTAGCATGAAATCCAATGATTTTCACCAAACAAAGGAATCCATGAGAATACAGATTATGCCCAACGTAAAAGTTGGCATGTACAGGTTGCATGTATAGAGCTTATCTTTGATAGCACTAGTTTGGTTTCAACTAAAATACTCATATAATATTTGTACAAATGTGAAATGTTGGTGAGAATACCACTTCAAAACCGAATTATGGTATCAGAACATATCTAGCTTATTAGCAGGTAACCTTCCAAACTCTCGATATAAACTTTCCTGTGCTTTGGGTTCCCATAAAAGAAGATATAAGTTGACAAACTTGCATACAGTATGTCTATGATTGTGTGTGAGCTTTTAAAACTGGTAAATTCTGTTGAACGTGACACATTGAAACTGTAGTTTTCTTATGTAAATGTTCATTTGCCCAACCACATTATCCTAGCACTTCGGTCTGCATACACACACAACCCCATTATTTGAAGAACTTACAAGTTTTTCAAGTATAGACCTATGAGAGTGGTCTCGGCCCCTTCACAGTATGACGCTGATAATTAAGTTCATTTTGGTACTGAGAGGAGCGGCTCCTGAATGGTGTCTTAAAGTGCACAAAAGGTGTACAATGCCGTTAGCAATATGGGGGTCTCTATTGTATTCCAGgaatggtgaaaaaaaaaatccaatagcCCACGCGACCGGGCAGTACCAAGTGACAATGTACGAGTTTTTGGGGCGCCCTTACCTTACCGAACTTTGTTGTTCTATGCTTGTTCAATCGGCGGTGATATTCTGGTCCACGTGAGTGACACTTTGGCGGTACTATAATTTAGATAAACATCCTTTTGTGACCTAGCTTGGAGTAATCCCTGGTCGGCAAGCCATTCATATGCAAATTACTCACGCGACAGGACGCTACAAGTCTTTAATGAGCTGCAACTTCTATTCAGCCCGCACGAGCCATGTCGTCGAGGGGTGCAGGGTTTTGAATTAGGTGAGCTAGTGGGAGGGACTTATCCAAAGCAAGGGAGCGGCACCAAACTATATATTCACTGTACCCTCATGGGCCAAATTTTATTCGTAAATGCACCCATTGGTGGGCCAGGTTGAACCCCTTGCTCTCGCAACTaaacttttaattatttttcctgCCAGACAAGTCATCTCGCAAGAAACTTGTTTCTCGAGAACTTTTTAGCagaaacttttttgttttaccgttCCTTCAAACTACTATGGCCATCAGTATGGAAAACTCGCAGAAATTTCTGCAGCAAGCTGTGCAGCAGTTGGTGAGTGAAGTCAACTCGGCGCTACCTAAACGCGTCACAAAGAGACGTCTCGACCGATCCGACCCCAATCAGCCTGAACTTGTTCGCTGCAAACGGCGAATTCATTTCAACTATTTGCAGCAAACTCCTCCAGTTGCCGTAGCCCGCCGAAATGAGAGGGAAAGAAACAGAGTGAAACTTGTCAACTTGGGCTTCACCAGCCTTCGTCAACAACTCCCAAACGGCGCTGCCAACAAGAAAATGAGCAAAGTAGAAACACTGAGATCGGCCGTGGACTATATTAAGCAGTTGCAGGATCTTTTGGACGAGACGGACGCTGTGAACGCCGTGTTCAACAACAGTTCCCTCTCACCGACATGTTCACTGACAAGCTCGCCGTCGCCATCGAGTTATTCCCCCGAGTCGTCATCCAGCGAGGTGCTCACACCGGAGGAAGAAGAACTTGTTAATTTCACAGACTGGTTTACGATGAATGGGGCGTGCTGAGAAACAATTAATGatgctgtttgtttttattatggtAAGTTACCGCTTGTGTTTTCTCTCTTTCGTTAAATTAATTGATTTCATGAAGTGCTTAAAATTAAGGAAATTACGCTTGCCAAATCTGACATCAGCAaagttttaagtttaaaaaaaaagggaaaaaaatacttcatgcAATGGTTTTTGTATTCTGCTACATTCAATTTATGATTATTTCTATGATGGCATGGTGCTGGcctcaaaaacacaaaacacgatttaaaaaaactacaaaaattaaattgatCGTTGCTATTTTGAATTCTCTACACACAAAACACTGGAGTGGTTTTAATTAGGTTTTATTAATACGAGTTACTATTGTTGGTGGAAAAACTCTAGGTTTTAGACGTGTTGCCGgtacttaattttattttataacgaCTATTAAAAATGCCGTGTGGCGAATAGCCCATAAACGGCAATAATGTTCACGTAAAACTAACTGCACGCGTCGTGACCTGTTTACGGCTGCATTAACATGGTGGCTATTTaaacacatattttttatttacatcaGTCGTTAACAACCTTGTTTATGGTGAACTCGCGTGTTAAGACAACAAACCTGTTTAGTTATTCAATCAAAAATTCATACTTCATTTTAAGTAGCGTGATTCGCTGATTGGCGCGACGGGTCGTAAAACGATTTTTACCGGTACCGATTCCCCGAACGGGTCTGTGTTTACAAAGACTGTTCGGAGTTATTGTGCGATCAGCGCAATGCAATCAGACTATACCGCGTGATTGagttaaataattaaatattcatgaagtttgattttgtttttctaaataaaGAAGTTACACagttttatttgaaaatgaTAATTTAGTCCAATTGGCTTTTTTATtggatagattttttttttttttatatgcgcaattttttttttaactcaacaTGCGTAAAAGGTGGATTTGTTTGCTGCAAAAAAAGTTTGATAGTGACATTTTAGtttaaagtttgtaatttttttcgaAATTGTGCTTttcttttgtaatgttttttaaaaaacatgtgtttaaaaaaaaaccttactaACTGCTTTTGCTGAATTTAacatttttcagtttttttcccaaatctttttatcattttgttgttgttgtaaaaaaaattgttcagaaAGCCATCGCTATTTTTTCATGTACCGCTACTAATACAACGTAAACACTTGCTGACAAAACCAATCAATGCGTAAGGTGCAGATAGTCCTTGCCTTACAACAAAAGGAATTTctaaaattgtatttaaaacagttgtattaaaaaaattattgtgtATCAAAATGCAAACAATATTTGCAGGAATGTAAAAGTGACCAAATaaacctacaaaaaaaaaaaacacaacgaTGATATGTCATACAAAAGTTTTAGTCGTCAAGTAACTCTTCAAAACCCCACACAATCAAACTTAACTAATCGTTCAGTTGTTTTTAATGCGACTCACTAATTAACATCACATTATTCATaagattttgtttattgttatgaATAATGGAAATCCTGTAATTTAGTTAATTTCATTCTAAGCAAAGCCCATTTCTTTGTTCTTCTGTTATGTATACCCGTTTAGGTTTTATCTATCTAGTAGAATTGTAACCAAGCCTTACCCCCTTCTCCCGCGTTTTTCTGCCATTCATCCTTCAACCCTCATTGATATTTCTTCTTTTCTTGTGTGTTCTCTATAGGAGAGGGCGTGTCCCCAGCAAGATGTGACCAATGACAATCTTCGACGTCGCTTGCGTCAGGCGCGCATTCCTGCCAATCAACAACCATCGAGAGCTTTGAAGATCGCAGCCGACCACCGAGAGGGAAAACCACACCGTGGTTCTCCCGTACGGGAAACGGGCCGTTGTGAACAAAGAAACTCTAGCGGGACCGCGAGGCGCTAGGACACCGCTCATGACTGTGCTGGTACCGGGGAGTAGGCATGCCGAACTCGGGCTGAGAGACATAGCGTTCAGTGGGACCCTGTTTGGAAAGGGAGGAAATCAACAAGTTATTATTCCCCCTTCAAACGTAAGATCTTCAAAAACTAACATTTCACTGACTGTCTTCAGCTACTTTCGCGTGCTACTCACGTTGCCGATATTTTGTACAATTTCTTTCAAAAAGACAAATATTAGAAAAGTGTTAATTGGTGGACAACATAAACAGGCTTACTTTCAAAAAGTTACAACTTGTTTGTTGAGATCATGTGTTCCTATCCATTTGCAACTGTTTCATTACGCAAACAACTATTGAATCATGCAGTTTAATTTTGTAATACTTTTTTATACTAAAAAGGGGATAATTTATGAAGTGCCTGTTTGTTCGCTTTATGACCGTATACTTAGCGTGCCTTCcaatattttgtaaataataataaatattgtaaaatatattattttgtacagAGAGAACATAATACATGCAAATTTTGACATAATGTATTcattttttaacaacaaattgtGTATCGCAAATCAATCAATACAATTGATTTGCATATCGACCGCTCAAGTCAGCATTCCATTCTATTGTAGTGATTATCTTTTTTTAGGAAATCGATCGATTAATTATAGTTTTAAAGCATTGTTatataacatattttttatatcattGAGATTTTATAGATACTTTTCCACTTTGAATTGACTCTTTGTAGTTCTAACTCGAGATCAGGCAGTTTTTCAAAGGcttgaaacataaaaaaaaaaactcggtACATTCTGTCATGTTATGAAATACAATTATGTAAAATTTCAGCGGTCTGTCAACCAACTTTTTCACTCAAAAATGATGTAGAGTAAAGTACGATGGTGCGGTGTTTTGGGCTATACAGTACCTAGACGCCTCTAAAAGAGAATTGGTATTACACAAAATTTGTACACTTCCATATTTCCTTACAAATAACTGGAAAAGGAGCAGATAATGTGGATGTTAATTGAAACAGTGAGGGCGATGGTGCTGACTGTTAATTGTGTGCTATCGGAATTCGCTGAGTATTCTTTCCTACTGCCTTTATTATTGAAACCATTTTTATGGTAGATATGTTAATTTTATTATCGGTTAGGGACAAATGATTTCGAATTGAAGTTTGCCTTAACGTTAAGAATCTGAGGAGAAAGACTAAGGGACTTTAGATTGcttcattgtttttaaattcataTTAATTGTCACTGTTTTCCCTTTGGTTATGGATTTATGTTTAAGCAATGCTGGTGAAGGTTTATACTGCACGGTTTTCAAGGCATAAGGACATTGACAAATATGGTAATGTGGCAAGAAAACTCAGATAACTTCGGATAATTTAATAGGACGTACAGACGTCGTTAGCTTGTACCAAATTTACGTGTTTTCTCAGCGGTGACATTTGAATACTAAAAACAATTTTCAAGTaattcgatttttttttattatagtttTTCAACTGGCTTTATCGAGCTTGACAAAAATTACACATGTGCTTTAAAATACTCTGACAAAATCAATGAATtaatcataaataaataaggGACAACCTTCGGAAACTTAATTGGTGCCTCACCCTTCATGGAAACCGAATAATACTTTAGCATAATGAGAGTTTGTAAGTTTGATAGATTTTATGAGACTAACAATTCACAGATATAAGCTAAAGTCAAGTTTAGTTTCAAATTTGTTAAAAGAGAATTACAGTCTCTCAATATAGAACTATTATGACGTTAAAGGTAtcaatatgggggggggggggaattattGTACCGATAATTTGCATACTTCCAGGTATTTTATCAACGGCGTCAATACACATTAATATTTATCGTTGCCTGGTGTGTTTAGTTAAgatagaaataataataataataaccataatTTGTGGAAAGATCTACCAATCGAAACGAGGAAATAACTCTCCGGAGAATTGGaggaaaatatttgtttgtcaaaatcaaaactgaaagtttatttttatactCGGATCTGACAATGAATGGTTACAAACTAGGAGTCATTTTGCtggtttattttgtatattaaggaataataaataatacatCCTTAGGACGTTCATGTAAATACGATTCTTGTTTTCtacgataattttttttaaagagtttaaTAAAGTAAAGCACGTTTATGTAACTATTGTCTCACTGaatgatttgttgtttttatacatttgttgttttatttgtttggggAGTTTATCGATTGACCCTTTTCTGAGAGGTTCAACATAATCTCAAAAAGaataattatttctttttgctcatcagaaaaaaacacagtctTTTGGGAACTGAATGACGGAAAAACTAAAGAGGAAAGCAGGTATTacacaaaatatatcaaaagGTTTCAAAGTTAGTTTGTTTTTAAGGTTATCGACTCAAGTACACTATTGACACCATAGGTGTTATCTCATAGATACCAAAGTTAGAATTAAAATCAACACCACGGGGTGTTAATATAACACCAATGCAATTCGGTTGGCAGAAataagtgttattttaacaccctttgttgtaaattttgatGCTCTCTTGGGTACAAAAAATTAAGTTTTTGCAGTAGTATACGTATTATATTGCGTGACGCGTGCGACCGTAACAAGTGGAATTCCTGTTAACTAAGGATTAAAAACTTTTAATTCCGTCGAAGGTTATAGAGCATACATATGTGAAAGGTCTAAGGTCGTGAACTTTTGGACTTCAGCCATATTTGTTTCGTTTTTTTGAAGGACAGTTTTGAAAAGGGATTATTATATTTCCGAGGGTTGGTGGGCGGCTTCAAGGATGTGCCTGAGGAGAATATTGTCTTACTTTCACGAGGCAAAGTGGAAAACATAAATTGACAGGGTTGGGTTAGTAAAGGATGTGGGTACTcatttgtacgacacaaaacacgtCCACAGATTTAGCCTACATTAAAcgtacacggtttgaagatattgatggtagaaagcttcccttaatttatacttgctgaggtgctgtactttttgcgAAATGGGTTAAACTATGTCACGAAATTTATTTTTGCGTACAACGTATTTACTAGTACCGGTATTTACGGCGACTCATCAttattcacagtgagtataAGGATTGAtgttatggtaaaaaaaaatgatcttcAAAATGTACCAAAAACCCTTTAAATAGCATTTATaatcaaataaatgaaaacaacattttagtttttttcaCTGCGACATTGGTCTATGCATGCAGGAAAGCTCGACGGAGTTGTTTTTCGGGTATACAGGGCGGTACATTGATTTCTTTGTGGTGACGTTGTGCACGATGTCTGATCTTAACAATGAGCACGAACGAAGTTTTGTCTGGAGAACGGACGCATTGAACGCCTGGAAACCACaaaattgaataatttaaaaataagttgAAAAACGTCGGTTTCGTAGTTGTGAATTGGCACGGGTCAGGCTTTTGCTTGAACAACTCAAGGACTATTCTGTGGGAATATGTTTAGTGTTTAttgcattgttgttgtttttgttgttgtatgttgtctttaaaataaGTCTTATTATTACGAAAATTAATCATTAATGTAAACTTTCTGATAGACTACCAAACttataataaatttattttttaataaaagaacTGACAGTGACGAATATtttacattcattattttattttattttggaatATTTTTCTCACCACTTGTTTAA
Protein-coding regions in this window:
- the LOC139940068 gene encoding achaete-scute homolog 1-like codes for the protein MAISMENSQKFLQQAVQQLVSEVNSALPKRVTKRRLDRSDPNQPELVRCKRRIHFNYLQQTPPVAVARRNERERNRVKLVNLGFTSLRQQLPNGAANKKMSKVETLRSAVDYIKQLQDLLDETDAVNAVFNNSSLSPTCSLTSSPSPSSYSPESSSSEVLTPEEEELVNFTDWFTMNGAC